The window AACTTCCAATTGCTGTATTATAATGAGATTAAACTATTGTAGTCCTGAGGTGAACTGTAATGGAACAAACATTAAAAATAACAAATGTATTATCTGATCCAACCCGGTATTATATTTATCAATACATTACGAAACGTCATCAAGAAGTAACAGTACAGGAAATTGCTGATGGTTTTAATATCCATCCTAATGTGGCACGACTTCATTTATCAAAGCTTGAAGATGTGAACATGCTTGTTTCTGAAACAAAGAAAACAGGTAAAGGGGGAAGACCAAGCAGACTGTATCGTTTATCAGATGATGTCATTCAACTTAACTTTCCGTATCGAGATTACCAGTTACTATCTAATATCGCTATCCAAACAATGCTTTCTTTAGGTGAAGAAGGAAGAAAAGCACTTTATATTACTGGAAAAAGGTTTGGAATGGAACTAGTTGAACAAGAAATGGCTTCACAGCACCAAAATAGCGTAGATTTATCTTTCGACCAGAAACTAAACATTATGAGAAGTGCTGCGACAATGGCCGGCTTTTACCCTGACTTTGAAGCAAATGAAGATCAAACTAAAATTTATTTTGAAATCTTCAATTGTCCTTTTAAAGAGGTTGCTGTTGATCACACTGAATCCGTTTGTGGGATGCATTATGAATTCCTAAAAGGAATGTTCGAATCCCTCTTTAATTCTGTTGAGCTTATTGAAAAGGAAAATATGATTACTGGATGTCACTCCTGCAATTACCAAGCGTTAGTTACAGTATAACTATGAAATAATTATTTAAATATTTACATTTTAATGAAATTTCATATATAATATTGTACGATGGACAAAAGGGCAAAAGGAGGGATACCGATGGATCGTATGTACAGAGTCTTAGGATTTTGGACAGGTATTTTCGCTGTAATGTTTTATTTAGGCGATATGTATACTGCGTCCTTAATTTTCTTCGGTCAAACTGGATTTTTCGTCTTATTGAGTTACTTGAAATTGTCCGAACGTATGTATATGTATGTATTCGGTGCTTATTTAACGGTTTTCTTTGCCGGGTTTACATACTGGACAACCTTTATGTTGATACCGGGAGCAACAAATTAAGTTTTAGCCATAAAAAAGGCGATGGGATATCCATCGTCTTTTTTATATCCATTTTTTCATTAAAATTTGTGAGGCTTGGTCCTGTAAGCCCTTATGTTGAAGAACTGCCTGAAAAGACGGGCTTAAACCTGAAGGCATGATCAAGCTACGAATCGCTCGATTTTGCTTACTTTTCTCCGAAAATGGATTTGAATCATAATGATTTTGAAGTTCATTTAATATCCCAATTGAAAGAAAAAATTCATCCTGTCTTAATTTATCAATGAATGAAAGACCAGAATTTTCCCCCATCTCAATCAATGCATCAAAGTGGACATGACTAGTAATATCCATGTCACCAAAATGCTGAAGGATATCGTTTATTAGTTGATGCCTATAATAGCCTCTTAAGCTTCCATTCCGATGAATGGGGTCCATCCACTCTTTATTGGTGTAACCATAATCTACTGTCAGGATAATCCCCTTCGTGAGGATATTTGAAATCGAGCCAATTAGATTTGTCATTGCCAATGGAACTTCAATTCTTTGCGATTCTTGAAGGACAAGATTTTGGGTGGATAGAAATTCTATAATTTTTTCGTTTTCAAGTTGGACAGGAATCTCTACAAGTTGATCATTTTGGACAGTCACCATCATTTCAAATAGCTCGTTATCCAACCTTTGAACGACATGTACCGGAAGAGCATCAAACAATTCATTTGAAAAAATAAGACCCTCAAACGAGTTTACTTCGTCCAAGTTTTTAACCTGTTTAACATTCTCGTTCATCACTATTTTTTCTTGTTGCAACCTCCGATGGTAGGGACTTGTTTCTACCATCGTGTATGATAGTTTGAGTGTGGCACACTTGTCCCACTCTTCGATAAACGCTTGAGCAAACCTGCCGGTTCCAGCCCCAATTTCACATACATTGGTAGGTAAACTAAATTTTAATGCCAGCTGGCTGTACCACTTAGCAACCATTCTTCCATAAATATCAGAGACATTGCTGGTTGTAAAAAAATCACCTTCCCTACCAATTTTTATTCCATCCTTCATGTAATAACCAAATTCCCGGTGATATAGGACCGTGTCAATAAAATCGGCATACGTAATAAAACCTCGAGGTGAATCAAATATTTGTTTTTTTATTAAAAATTCCATAATAACTCCTATTACTTTAATTTACACTATTGACATAGTGTTAACTTTACAATAAGATTAAGGTAGCTTAACTTAATCCCCTCCCATTATGAAAAGAACATCCCCCAGAAAAACCCTTCTCCTGTGAGAAGGGTTTTTCACTTTTCCATAGTCTATTCAAATCCATGAAGGAATGGATTTGAATCCATTTCGTTGCCAACAGTCGTTATCGGTCCATGTCCAGATAAAACCTTAGTTTCTTCTGGCAAAGTAAGAATTTTTTCATGTATGCTACGCAATAGTGTTTCGAGATTTCCTCCTGGTAAATCGGTACGACCGATACTTCCATTAAATAAAGCATCTCCAGACAAAACAATTTCTGTATCTTCGAAATAAAAAGATACACTGCCAGGAGAATGGCCTGGTGTTTCAAATATTTTAAAGGAAAAATCGCCAATTTTTCGGGTTTCCTCGTTAACGAGAAAATAATCTGCTGGCCTGATTCGAACCAAATGGTCATTCATAAAAATTTGAGATCCATTTAGGGATGGGTCAAGCAACCATTTAGCCTCTTTTTCATGAATATAAACAGGGATTTTGTAATAATCTCGGATTGTATCAACTGCCCCAATATGATCAAAATGAGCGTGCGTTAACAATATTGCCTGAGGTTTTGTGTTAAGCTCATCAATTAACCCAATCAATTTATCCCCTTCTTCACCCGGATCAATGACCAAACATGTTTCTTCTTTTATTAAAAGATAACAATTGGTTTGTAATGGCCCTAGCGGTATCTTTCTCCACTCCATCTTTGCACCTCCATTTTCACAATCTTACATGCTTATTCTACATCAGATCTGAAAAAGAGTAAAAGAAGGCTTACCAATATAGATCAGGTCTTAACAATAAGTTATTGAACTACCCCTCCTTAACACCCGTACGGGTTGTTTGAAGAAGGGGATTCCTAAGAACACCAGTGTATCCACCAGTTATTGATTAGGCGATCCCCGCAGTCCCTGCGGTTAGAAGTCTTAGGGCTTCGTTTTTAAGATTGATTCCTGCGTTAATATCTCGATTATGATGGGTATGACATTGAGGACATTCCCATTCACGTAATCCGAGATTTTTAACGTCTTTGTTTTTGTAGCCACAACCAGAACAAAGCTGGCTACTAGCGAAGTTTTTTGAAACGGTTACCACTTGTCTGCTGCTCCATTTAGCTTTATATTCGATCATACATTTGAATTGTGACCAAGATACTTCGCTGATTGCTTTAGCAAGATGGTGGTTCTTTAACATGTTCGATACGGACAAGTCCTCCATCCCAATAATGTCGTGGTTTTTGACAATCTTGGAAGAAATCTTGTCCAAATAATCTTTTCTTGCATTTACAATTTTTTCATGAATACGTGCGACTTTTCTTTTGGCTTTATACCAGTTCGCACCACCTATCTTTCGTCTGCTTGTAACTCTTTGCGCATGGACTAATTTTTCTTCTAATGAACGAAAAAACTTCGGATTAGGGTAAATCGTTCCATCCGAAAGAATAGCGAAATCTTTCAGTCCTACATCAATACCAATTGCTGAATTAGTTTTAGGCAATTCTTTTACTCCCGATTCAGTGGCTAAAGAAACATAATATTTACCAGAGGGGTTTCTTCTGATCGTGGCACTTATAATACGACCTTCGACTTCACGACTTTTTGCAAAACGGACGTACCCTAGTTTGGGGAGTTTGATGTGGTTGTCTATGATAGCTATATTTCCGTTTGTATACTTTGTTGTATAGATTGCACTGGATTCTTTTTTGACTTAAAGCGAGGTTGTTTATTTTGCTTTTTGTAGTAGCGATCATAGGAATCAGCTAAATTTTCTACTGATTTTTGCAAAGCAATACTATCGACTTCTTTCAAAAATGAGTACTGTTTCTTCAGTTCAGGTAGCGATTTAACAGTTTCAAATTTGTTTAAGAATTTGCCTTTCCAGTTATTCGCTGGGAGCTGACCGTTTTGTCTCATTTCCTCGACGATATACCAGTAAGCATCTTTTTCTTTTTGTTTACCAAGAAAGAAATTGAAAACAAATCTTGAACAGCCAATGGTTTTGTTAATCTGTTCAATTTGTTTTTTATTTGGGTAGATGCGGAACTTGTAAGCCTTGTTTACTAGCATATATTTCGCCTCACCTTACAGGAACATTTGTTCTTATTATAACACAAGGAAGAAAGTTTTGGCTATCGCCAACCGACATTCATCCCCTCCCTACTCATCGGGCTTCGCCCTTCACATTCCTTGAGGAAGGGGGATTCTGTCGGAAGGTTGATAAAATAATTTTAATGTGTATCGAAAATAGACCTATTTTTAATCTCGACAAAACCAAAGAAAAAATATAAAATAGAAACGAATGTGAATATTTAGGATATTACATACAAAGTGGGACAAAAAGGGTTTTGCTCAATTCAAAATGAGCGTGTCATCAAACGACTTGTAGAAAAAGGGGGCTATGATTATGGGATTGGTCATTGTATTTGCTTTAGTAACGATTCTTGCAGCCATCGGAACATTAAGAACTTTAAAGAGTAAAAATTTCCTTGGCTTATTTTTTGCAGCTGCTTCTTTCGCTGTTTTTGGCTGGTTTACCGTTATGACTGTTTTACACCACGGATTTCCAACTGCGCACTAATAATTTTTCTTTACATCGCTTAATAATTAACAAGACGGACTGCTTTTTTAGCAGTCCGTCTTTAATTATTGCTACTTTCTCTCTCTTTACAGGAATTTAATCCTTAACAAGTGGAACTATTTTTTTTGATTGCAAATCGATTATATTTTCTAATTGAAAGCCGTATAAACATAGATTCCCATTAGGTGAAAGGCTGATTGGCTTATTCTCCATTCCCTCAAGCAACACATTTTCCTCTTTACTATCAAGATGATATTGCACTAATTGAAATCCATCTTTGTATGTATCCACTTCTCCGCTTGATAGTGGGCGAAATGTTAAAAACTGATTTTTGCTTTGGGAGAAATCATAAAAAGGCACAAGCCAATCAGAGAATTTCGTCAACTGCGGAATAGTAAAGGTTGTTAACTTTTTAAAACGATTTGATAAAAAAGTATAGACCGCTTTTTCCTTGTTATCTTTATCCACTGAAATCATCAATACCACATCATTAAAGGAAGACAATTGAAATATGTTTGAGAACTCAAGCTCTTCACCAGTTGCTTCTGAAATCCCCTGCTTTATAACTGGAGCAAAGAATGCAGGATCATCATTATCCCAATTTAGGTAAATTAATTCATCCTTCGTTACCCAAGAAGCAAATGGTTGCTGTGTTAATGTGCTATCCTTCAATTCATTCGTTTTAATATTTAAGACGGATACTTGAAAGTCCCATTGTTCATTAAAAGAAGAAACAAGAACCAAGTCATCATTAAATGGATTCCAAACAAAGGTAATTTCTGAGGAAATGATTGATTTTGTTGCCAAGGATTTCCCTTTTTTATCAATAACAGTAATAATACCTTCTTCACTGGTTGAGGAGGAATGGATTAACAGGCGTTCCCTTGAAGGACTAATATTAACTGAAACAATCGGGCTATCACTCTCAAACATTTTAACGTTTTTTCCAGTATATAAATTAAAAGTCCATAAAATAGAAACTTTATCAGTGTTTGTTAAATACACAATAGTTTGATCATTTAACCATCCCTCAATCGCTCCAAATTCACCTTCTGAAATAGTAAATGGCGCCTTGATTTTCTTGAAGGAATTTGACGATTTATTAGACTTGTCCGATTCATTTCCAGATTCATTTTTTGAACTGTTTGGGTTAGCGGATGATGCATCCGTGCAGCCATTTAACAGTGATATGGAAATGATAATCATGCAAAGCATCAGTGTGTATCTTTTTGTTAACATACCATACCCAGACCAACCTCTCTATCCATCATATAACAGGACGTAATATTCACGGAAATGTTTCACTTATTACTTCACATTAAAGATATTTATTTTTACAGAAAAAAGCCGATGCGTCGGCTTTTGAATTTTTTTCCAAAGGCTCTACAATGATTTTTATTCTAATGACTTTTTTGTCAAAATACAAGGAAATTCTTTAAACAAATTTCTGCTTTTTCATATTTAAGGCTGCCCAAAAAATCGGAGCGACCCTTTGAAAAATCTTATCAAATTGTGAAAGTGGCAAAGGATTGATCCCCTTTCCCAACTCAAGTGTAAACCCTGGCTTTCGACACTCTTGTATGAACCAATCTTTGAAGCCTGCATGACTGTCGACATAGCAAATGGCTTTATAGCCACTGACTCTTTCAAATTCTTCTGCTAATACAGCCGAATCAGGTGGTTCTAGCCCCTCGTAGCCCCAATAAAACTCTTCCCCTTGGGTATGAAGCGCAATAAGACAATCAAAACCTGAATCCCTAACTAGTTTGGCCATGGCAATGGCTTCAGGTTCTGTAAGTGGGGCTTCTCCTGGATAATCGCGGGAAGCAGGGGCCTTTGGCTCTTTTCGTTCCTTTTCAATTTCCCAATTAGCAGGAAATTGATTATTTAAATCTACCCCCCGAATATTAGCCTTCCACGCAGTAAAATCTGAACTACCATTATTCATTTTGACTATATCCCTCGTATGCGATTCTGGAGGACCATTTAAGACCAGGTTCACTCCATCTGGATTTACCATTGGGACAATTGACAATTCAATCTCATGATAGAAAGGAAGCAGTCTCACTCCATCTAAGCTCTGGCCATTAGTTAACGACAATAGATATATGTTTAAAAAAGTCATGGCGATTGACGTGGTTATCCACTCATTCGCATGGAAGGAAGCGTTGATGTTGATTTTTTTATACCCTTTCCCAATTCGTATTTCTTTAAGCGGGTTTCCTAAGACTGAATCTCCAATAGAATTTACCCGGATGAAGGGATATATTTTGCTTAATTCATTAATTTCTCCTAACATTGTCAAAAAGTCATATTTCCTCTTTCCATTCACAATAGGTTTCATCACTCTTTTAGGTAACCAAATGGTTTCTCCAATCGCCAGTTGATTAGGATTGATAGATGGATTAAGGAGAACAATAGCATCAGCCGACAAGTTTCTAGTATGCGCAAGTTTCCAACATGTGTCTCCTTGATTTACCTTATATTCTAGTTTTATAAAACCAGGAATATCTACCATTTGTCCTTCAACCAGGCTTTGGGGATTCACTAATGGGTTAGAGTCGATAATTAGGTTAAGAGGTACCATAAACATTTGACTAAAGTACCATAAACTATCTCCTGACCTTATCCGAACCTTCATGATGCTCCCCCTTTCCCGTTATAATACTTTATGAGGTGTTCCCCGAAAAAAAACCTATCAGCTTAACAATAAAAATAGGCCATACTCTCGAAAATTTTGAAATAAATTCGAGAACATAGCCTATTAGAACTCAGCTTATTTTTTTTGACCTACCCCTGATTTAGGAAGTAACTTCGTATTTTTGTTGAATCGAAGTAAATCACCATAAACAACTTTATCAGAATATTCAAGCTCTGTTTTCGCCTTTCCCATAAAAGGCTCACAATAACTCGGTTCAATTTGTTCACCTGAGTCCTTTCGGTAACAAGTACCTCTTGTATAGACATAATCTTTTGTAATAAAGCTTCCGTCTCTTAAAACTGTGAAATCCAACTTATCCTTAGAAAATAAATCCGATCCAAATTCAATATTTCCTTTTGTTTTAATACCAAGTAAATGGAGAATGGTCGGCTTAACATCTATTTGTCCTGCAACTGTAGACATCGTTTTTCCTTTTTGTCCTGGTACATGGATAAAGAATGGGACACGTTGCAATTGTGTATTTTCAAAAGGGGTAATTTCCTTACCCAGAAATTCACCCATTGCTTGATTATGGTTTTCAGAAATCCCGTAATGGTCACCATAAAGGATAATGACCGTGTCGTCATATAATCCATCACCTTTTAGTTTTTGAACAAAGTTCTTGAAAGCCTCATCCGTATAACGAACCGTTGGAAAGTAATTATTTAAAGTTTTATCATCAGAAGTATACGGATCAATCAGACTGTCTGCTTCACTTAGCTCAAATGGGAAATGATTGGTAAGTGTTATAAACTTAGCGTAGAAGGGCTTTGGCATATCTTCTAAATGTTGAATCGATTGTTCTAAAAAGTCTTTATCCTTAAGTCCCCAACCTACAGAGTTTTCCTCATTGATATGATAATCGTCCATATTATAGAAACGTTGATATCCAAGAGATTGGTACATAATATCTCGGTTCCAGAAGGTTTTATTATTTGCATGCAAAGCAGCAGTATAATACCCATGACTATTTAATATTTCTGGAGTCGCTGTATACTCATTTCCAGAATGAGTGAAAAACACAGCCCCTCTGTTAAGTGGATAGATCGAGTTCTCGGTTAAAAATTCAGCATCCGACGTCTTTCCTTGACCTGTTTGATGGTAGAAATTATCAAAATAATAACTCTCTTTAATAAAGTGATTTAAAAACGGGGTAATCTCCTGACCGTTTTCCTTTTGATTAATGACAAAGCTTTGCATGGATTCCATTGAAATCAAAATCACATTTTTTCCTTTAGCAATCCCAAACATCTCTTTATTTGGTTCTTTGTAATTTGCATTTATGTAGTTATTAATATCCACTAGTTCACTGCCATCTGCCAACGCCCGTTGAGCAGAGGTTTTAGACTGTAAAAAAACGTCATAGAACTGGTAGCTGTATGCTCCAATATTTTTAACCAGCATTTCACGATCAAATGTTCTTGTTAATAATTGTGGGCGTTCTATTTCTGCTAATCCAAGATTTAAAAAAGCTACTGCGAATGCAAATAGGAAATAAACCTTGCGAGTTGCTTTTGAAACATAGAAATCAGCACGTAGAGATGGTTTTATCCTAATAAGTAAAAGAAGAATGAAAAAATCTAAAAAATATAAAAGATCGGTAACTCTAACAAGTTCATGAACACTGCTACCTAGATCATACATATTACTGGTCTGGAACAACACAGGGATTGTTAAAAAATCGTTAAAAAAACGAAAGAAGATAACATTTGAGAATAAAATAACTGAAATGATAAAGCTTGCACTTAGAATGTAGCGATTTCGTATTTTATCTTTCATAAATAAGCTAATTCCAAAAACAATCATAATAAAGCTCAGTGGATTAATAAGTAAAATAAATTCCTGTCTCCAATTTTCAATGTTTATATCAAAGCTAGTTTTATATACTATATAAGTTTTGATCCAAAGTAAAACTGTGGCAAGGATAATCAATGATCCATTTGGCCATTTTATTTTTAACATAGGACTACTCTCCCTAAAAACCAAGCGTAAACCAAAAATGTAATATTTAACAACATTTTCTAATTCCATTATCCTACAAAACGATTCGGAGAAGACTATTTTTTGTTCAACACAAGCCAAGCAGCACCAATAACACCTGCATCGTTACCTAAGGTCGCTAAGGTTAGCTTCGTGGATTTAGCAACTCGAATAAATGAAAACTTTTCGAAGTATTTTGTAACCGATGCCAATAGAATGTCACCTGCCTTTGAAACTCCTCCCCCCAGGACAATTTTTTCAGGATTAAGTGTGTTCGCAACATTTGCTAAGGTAAGTCCTAGATGCAAAGTCACATCATTAAGGACGTTTTGAGCCACTTCATCACCGTTTCGGGCGGCATCAAAAACATCCTTTGCTGTAATCATTCCGGTTTTTTTATAGAGCTGAAGAAGTTCCCCATCGATCTCTTGATTATGTAATTTTTCTTTTGCCAGTCTCACGATCCCAGTTGCTGAAGCGATTGTTTCGATGCATCCAGACTTTCCACAATTACAAGGTGCGCCGCCCACTGGAACAGCTGTTATATGACCAATTTCGCCTGCAGCCCCATTGATTCCATGAATAATATCGCCATTTGCAATAACTCCGCCACCAACACCAGTTCCAAGAGTTATACAAACAAGGTCTTTGGCCCCATTTCCGGCCCCTTTCCACATTTCCCCCAAGGCAGCACAGTTGGCGTCATTGTCAATAACAGCAGGTAGAGAAGTAACAGCCTCTAATTCTCGCTGAAGAGGAAACTCTGTTTTCCATCCAAGATTTACTGCTTCGTAAATGATACCGTTTTCTAAATCAACTGGACCTGGAGCGCCCATACCAATCCCCAAAATATCTGATTTTGATTTTCCCAACTCTGAAATTTTATGATCAATAGAATTAGCAATATTTTTGGTAATGTTTTTTCCTGAGTTTGTAACATCCGTTGGAATTTCCCATTTACAAATAATGTCCCCAATAGAGTCAACTAATGCAAGCTTCGTGGTGGTACCCCCTAAATCAACACCTACAACCCACTTATCAGCCAAATTCATCACCTGTTTTTTCTCTCTTGCTTTTCTCTTTCAAACTGTATTTCATGTCTTAAAATCTGCATAGCATTTGAAAGCTCATTCTTTTCAATCAGTTTTGAATAAAAAAGTTCTTTTATTTCTTCTTCCATTAATTCGAGATTGGCTAACCGATCACCAACATAAATGAATGTTCCAAAACCTTTTAAGAATTGCTGGATATCATAAATAGTTTTCATTGTATAACCCCACATTCCTATTCATCTCAAATTATAAATGAAACATGAAAGGGTCTCAAGAAGTTCTTTACTTAGCATT of the Bacillus sp. 1NLA3E genome contains:
- a CDS encoding helix-turn-helix transcriptional regulator — protein: MEQTLKITNVLSDPTRYYIYQYITKRHQEVTVQEIADGFNIHPNVARLHLSKLEDVNMLVSETKKTGKGGRPSRLYRLSDDVIQLNFPYRDYQLLSNIAIQTMLSLGEEGRKALYITGKRFGMELVEQEMASQHQNSVDLSFDQKLNIMRSAATMAGFYPDFEANEDQTKIYFEIFNCPFKEVAVDHTESVCGMHYEFLKGMFESLFNSVELIEKENMITGCHSCNYQALVTV
- a CDS encoding DUF2626 domain-containing protein → MDRMYRVLGFWTGIFAVMFYLGDMYTASLIFFGQTGFFVLLSYLKLSERMYMYVFGAYLTVFFAGFTYWTTFMLIPGATN
- a CDS encoding class I SAM-dependent methyltransferase, encoding MEFLIKKQIFDSPRGFITYADFIDTVLYHREFGYYMKDGIKIGREGDFFTTSNVSDIYGRMVAKWYSQLALKFSLPTNVCEIGAGTGRFAQAFIEEWDKCATLKLSYTMVETSPYHRRLQQEKIVMNENVKQVKNLDEVNSFEGLIFSNELFDALPVHVVQRLDNELFEMMVTVQNDQLVEIPVQLENEKIIEFLSTQNLVLQESQRIEVPLAMTNLIGSISNILTKGIILTVDYGYTNKEWMDPIHRNGSLRGYYRHQLINDILQHFGDMDITSHVHFDALIEMGENSGLSFIDKLRQDEFFLSIGILNELQNHYDSNPFSEKSKQNRAIRSLIMPSGLSPSFQAVLQHKGLQDQASQILMKKWI
- a CDS encoding MBL fold metallo-hydrolase, whose amino-acid sequence is MEWRKIPLGPLQTNCYLLIKEETCLVIDPGEEGDKLIGLIDELNTKPQAILLTHAHFDHIGAVDTIRDYYKIPVYIHEKEAKWLLDPSLNGSQIFMNDHLVRIRPADYFLVNEETRKIGDFSFKIFETPGHSPGSVSFYFEDTEIVLSGDALFNGSIGRTDLPGGNLETLLRSIHEKILTLPEETKVLSGHGPITTVGNEMDSNPFLHGFE
- a CDS encoding DUF2759 family protein, yielding MGLVIVFALVTILAAIGTLRTLKSKNFLGLFFAAASFAVFGWFTVMTVLHHGFPTAH
- a CDS encoding M14 family metallopeptidase, producing the protein MKVRIRSGDSLWYFSQMFMVPLNLIIDSNPLVNPQSLVEGQMVDIPGFIKLEYKVNQGDTCWKLAHTRNLSADAIVLLNPSINPNQLAIGETIWLPKRVMKPIVNGKRKYDFLTMLGEINELSKIYPFIRVNSIGDSVLGNPLKEIRIGKGYKKININASFHANEWITTSIAMTFLNIYLLSLTNGQSLDGVRLLPFYHEIELSIVPMVNPDGVNLVLNGPPESHTRDIVKMNNGSSDFTAWKANIRGVDLNNQFPANWEIEKERKEPKAPASRDYPGEAPLTEPEAIAMAKLVRDSGFDCLIALHTQGEEFYWGYEGLEPPDSAVLAEEFERVSGYKAICYVDSHAGFKDWFIQECRKPGFTLELGKGINPLPLSQFDKIFQRVAPIFWAALNMKKQKFV
- a CDS encoding LTA synthase family protein, with amino-acid sequence MLKIKWPNGSLIILATVLLWIKTYIVYKTSFDINIENWRQEFILLINPLSFIMIVFGISLFMKDKIRNRYILSASFIISVILFSNVIFFRFFNDFLTIPVLFQTSNMYDLGSSVHELVRVTDLLYFLDFFILLLLIRIKPSLRADFYVSKATRKVYFLFAFAVAFLNLGLAEIERPQLLTRTFDREMLVKNIGAYSYQFYDVFLQSKTSAQRALADGSELVDINNYINANYKEPNKEMFGIAKGKNVILISMESMQSFVINQKENGQEITPFLNHFIKESYYFDNFYHQTGQGKTSDAEFLTENSIYPLNRGAVFFTHSGNEYTATPEILNSHGYYTAALHANNKTFWNRDIMYQSLGYQRFYNMDDYHINEENSVGWGLKDKDFLEQSIQHLEDMPKPFYAKFITLTNHFPFELSEADSLIDPYTSDDKTLNNYFPTVRYTDEAFKNFVQKLKGDGLYDDTVIILYGDHYGISENHNQAMGEFLGKEITPFENTQLQRVPFFIHVPGQKGKTMSTVAGQIDVKPTILHLLGIKTKGNIEFGSDLFSKDKLDFTVLRDGSFITKDYVYTRGTCYRKDSGEQIEPSYCEPFMGKAKTELEYSDKVVYGDLLRFNKNTKLLPKSGVGQKK
- a CDS encoding ROK family glucokinase; protein product: MADKWVVGVDLGGTTTKLALVDSIGDIICKWEIPTDVTNSGKNITKNIANSIDHKISELGKSKSDILGIGMGAPGPVDLENGIIYEAVNLGWKTEFPLQRELEAVTSLPAVIDNDANCAALGEMWKGAGNGAKDLVCITLGTGVGGGVIANGDIIHGINGAAGEIGHITAVPVGGAPCNCGKSGCIETIASATGIVRLAKEKLHNQEIDGELLQLYKKTGMITAKDVFDAARNGDEVAQNVLNDVTLHLGLTLANVANTLNPEKIVLGGGVSKAGDILLASVTKYFEKFSFIRVAKSTKLTLATLGNDAGVIGAAWLVLNKK
- a CDS encoding YqgQ family protein; its protein translation is MKTIYDIQQFLKGFGTFIYVGDRLANLELMEEEIKELFYSKLIEKNELSNAMQILRHEIQFEREKQERKNR